One part of the Sorangiineae bacterium MSr11954 genome encodes these proteins:
- a CDS encoding helix-turn-helix transcriptional regulator, with protein MTTWKVSDTARKREALLAGLSKVRSATELFAMVSTRLRRYVPFEAAVWRATDPTTGVMTAPVRVENLDREGCIAYWSSEPLRENVNRWYDLVHSPCAAAALRASAGEEASRSALYRSYLEPRGFDDELRAVLRTGERPWGAVSLFRRRGHERFGPRELGFVASLSNPIGERLRALSISAALSAPERAPVLPPGPGLLLFDADGELVSANESAKALLAELPSDTSSRTDLGLDLPAWLHGAALWARQRDGGTWARVRARSGRWLVCHASCLRGAGGAFGPTAVVLEPAKISELALLIGEAHGLSARELEVAHAIVGGLRTREIAEQLLISTHTVRDHIKAILRKVGARSRGELVATLFQTESLSGG; from the coding sequence ATGACGACGTGGAAGGTCTCGGACACGGCACGAAAGCGCGAGGCCTTGCTCGCGGGCTTATCCAAGGTCCGAAGCGCCACGGAGCTCTTCGCCATGGTCTCGACGCGGCTGCGCCGGTATGTCCCCTTCGAGGCCGCGGTGTGGCGCGCGACCGATCCCACCACCGGGGTGATGACGGCGCCGGTGCGGGTGGAAAACCTGGATCGGGAGGGCTGCATCGCCTATTGGTCCAGCGAGCCACTCCGGGAGAACGTCAATCGCTGGTACGATCTCGTACACTCGCCCTGCGCCGCCGCGGCCCTTCGCGCGAGCGCGGGCGAAGAAGCGTCGCGCAGCGCATTGTACCGATCGTACCTGGAGCCGCGCGGATTCGACGACGAGCTGCGCGCCGTGCTGCGCACGGGCGAACGGCCTTGGGGCGCGGTCAGCCTCTTTCGCCGGCGCGGCCATGAGCGCTTCGGCCCGCGCGAGCTCGGCTTCGTCGCGAGCCTCTCCAACCCCATCGGCGAACGCCTCCGCGCACTATCCATCTCCGCGGCGCTCTCCGCGCCGGAGCGCGCGCCCGTCCTGCCTCCGGGTCCGGGCCTCTTGCTCTTCGATGCGGACGGGGAGCTCGTCTCCGCCAACGAATCGGCCAAGGCGCTGCTCGCGGAGTTGCCGTCGGACACGTCGTCCCGCACCGATCTCGGTCTCGACCTTCCGGCGTGGCTTCATGGCGCGGCGCTCTGGGCGCGCCAGCGCGATGGCGGGACGTGGGCCAGGGTCCGCGCGCGCTCGGGGCGATGGCTCGTCTGCCATGCCTCGTGTTTGCGCGGGGCGGGCGGCGCGTTCGGGCCCACGGCGGTGGTCCTCGAGCCCGCGAAAATATCGGAGCTGGCGCTCCTCATCGGGGAGGCGCATGGCCTCTCCGCGCGGGAGCTCGAGGTGGCCCACGCCATCGTCGGCGGTCTGCGCACCCGCGAGATCGCCGAGCAGCTCCTCATTTCCACGCACACCGTGCGCGATCATATCAAGGCCATTCTCCGCAAAGTCGGCGCGCGCAGCCGGGGAGAGCTCGTGGCCACGTTGTTTCAAACGGAGTCGCTCTCGGGCGGCTGA
- a CDS encoding carboxylesterase family protein, whose translation MNLWQRVTKRTFRCTSIFLGAWAFGMLGPVETSMAGPPAAAAQNDAVVTTELGPIAGTVTSTHRTFFDIPYAAPPVGDRRWRSPQPAAAWTTLRDATVPGARCPQLASPLSGPESLDEDCLHLNVTTPKVPPWSRPLPVMVWLHGGAWVGGAGRDYDAHRLAVRGNVIVVTVNYRLGIFGFFGHPELPDSGAFGLEDQQAALRWVQRNIAAFGGDPRRVTLFGQSAGALSACAQLTSPSAAGLFHRAGLESGSCMMSWAKNGVDPGRPAGTPWKPMPEVHALGASIATQLGCTGRTGADTVACLRGRPVAEVLAAGRSGRWSPAFGNRVLPVAPSRAVEEGRFHRMPILSGTNRDENTLFTAVFYDLARQPISRSRYDELLRDSFGDDADRVRARYPLHAYSSPSLAWSAVTTDRGWVCPAWAGDKILAKRVPVYRYEFRDRDAPSTFGFPAPFPLGAFHTAELPYLFDWNKSAPFTPAQRELSNAMIDYWSRFAATGHVNGWGLPRWFPLGQLGQVQFLAPGPGGIHPDDFPSEHHCDFWSSLD comes from the coding sequence ATGAACCTATGGCAGCGCGTGACGAAACGCACATTTCGATGCACATCGATCTTTCTCGGTGCATGGGCCTTTGGAATGCTCGGGCCGGTGGAGACGTCGATGGCGGGGCCGCCGGCGGCCGCCGCGCAAAACGACGCCGTGGTGACCACGGAGCTCGGTCCGATCGCCGGCACGGTGACCAGCACGCATCGAACCTTCTTCGACATACCGTACGCGGCGCCCCCGGTGGGCGACCGGCGCTGGCGCTCTCCTCAGCCCGCGGCCGCGTGGACCACCTTGCGCGACGCCACCGTGCCGGGCGCGCGCTGCCCCCAGCTCGCGAGCCCGCTCAGCGGCCCCGAGAGCCTCGACGAGGATTGTCTCCACTTGAACGTGACGACCCCGAAGGTGCCGCCTTGGAGCAGGCCGCTGCCCGTCATGGTGTGGCTCCACGGCGGCGCATGGGTCGGCGGCGCGGGTCGCGATTACGATGCCCACCGGCTCGCCGTTCGAGGCAATGTCATCGTGGTCACGGTCAATTACCGATTGGGCATCTTCGGCTTCTTCGGCCACCCGGAGCTGCCCGACTCCGGCGCGTTCGGGCTCGAAGATCAACAAGCGGCGCTGCGCTGGGTGCAGCGCAACATCGCGGCGTTCGGCGGGGACCCTCGCCGGGTCACCCTCTTCGGCCAATCGGCGGGCGCGCTGAGCGCCTGCGCGCAGCTGACCTCTCCGTCGGCCGCGGGGCTCTTTCACCGCGCCGGATTGGAGAGCGGATCGTGCATGATGAGCTGGGCGAAGAACGGAGTCGACCCAGGAAGACCGGCCGGAACGCCCTGGAAGCCGATGCCCGAGGTGCACGCGCTGGGCGCATCGATCGCGACGCAATTGGGGTGCACGGGGCGCACGGGGGCCGATACCGTGGCATGCCTCCGCGGTCGTCCGGTGGCCGAGGTCCTCGCGGCAGGGCGGAGCGGGCGATGGAGCCCGGCGTTCGGCAATCGGGTCCTCCCGGTGGCGCCCTCGCGCGCGGTCGAGGAAGGGCGCTTTCATCGTATGCCCATTTTGTCCGGCACCAACCGCGATGAAAATACCCTATTCACCGCCGTCTTTTACGATCTCGCCCGTCAACCGATATCGAGGTCGCGCTATGACGAGCTGCTGCGCGACAGCTTCGGCGACGACGCCGATCGGGTCCGCGCCCGATATCCTCTTCACGCATATTCGTCCCCGAGCCTCGCTTGGTCGGCCGTCACCACGGACCGGGGCTGGGTCTGCCCGGCGTGGGCGGGCGATAAAATCCTCGCCAAACGGGTCCCCGTTTACCGGTACGAGTTTCGCGACCGCGACGCGCCCTCGACGTTCGGTTTTCCAGCGCCGTTTCCCTTGGGCGCGTTCCACACGGCGGAACTTCCTTATCTGTTCGATTGGAACAAGAGCGCTCCCTTCACCCCTGCGCAGCGGGAGCTCTCCAATGCCATGATCGACTATTGGTCGCGGTTCGCCGCCACCGGCCATGTCAATGGATGGGGTCTGCCGCGGTGGTTTCCCCTCGGGCAGCTGGGGCAAGTGCAATTTCTGGCGCCCGGCCCCGGCGGTATCCACCCCGACGATTTCCCCAGCGAGCACCATTGCGATTTTTGGTCGTCGCTCGATTGA
- a CDS encoding peptidase M13, whose product MRRNQLLSCLSALVCMASCAAPEPATPPPATAAAVKPVETAAPTQAPAPAFPGKPKLGTFGVDVAGADPSTKAGKDFYTFAGGRWMKENQIPADRSRWGVFDQLREESDTNVRAILDEQVKSKSTAGDGAQKAADFYAAYLDTAAIDKKGFAPAKADLAAIAGAKSLADIVKLMGRPDLPVKTPIEMSVTLDEKNPDRYVVGVGQGGLGLPDREFYLKADKQFEEIRTKYLAHITKVLAMVGDKQAAANAKAILALETQIADRHWPIADRRERDKTYNPRTIAELQKESPQFPWKVYLDAQGYGKESQVIVAENTAVAKLAQLFPTVSLSTWKVYLTYHFLRASADVLPSQLDDEVFDFTGRTLNGQPQQRERWKRGISAVNGALGDAVGELYVARFFQPKAKTEMDRLVENLRKGYAVRIQAVDWMSPETKKLALEKLATFRPKIGYPTKWKNYAALQIVAGDAFGNKRRSQIWHHEYERAKLGKPSDRDEWFMTPQTVNAYYNSTFNEIVFPAAILQPPFFDAEADPAVNYGGIGGVIGHEMGHGFDDQGAKSDAKGVLRTWWGPADVEAFKKRTDALADQYSRFEPLPGIKVNGRLTLGENIGDVGGLTVSYQAYQLSLDGKPAPTFDGYTGDQRFFLGWAQVWRALYRDQALRNQVLTDPHSPAVYRVNGVVRNLDAWYKAFDVKADDPLYLAPEKRVRIW is encoded by the coding sequence ATGCGTCGGAACCAGCTGCTTTCGTGTCTCTCGGCCCTTGTTTGCATGGCCTCGTGCGCCGCGCCCGAACCCGCAACCCCGCCGCCCGCGACGGCCGCTGCCGTCAAGCCGGTCGAAACGGCAGCCCCGACGCAGGCCCCAGCCCCAGCCTTCCCCGGCAAGCCCAAGCTGGGCACCTTTGGCGTCGACGTGGCGGGCGCCGATCCCTCGACCAAGGCGGGCAAGGACTTCTACACCTTCGCCGGGGGTCGCTGGATGAAGGAGAACCAGATCCCCGCCGACCGCTCCCGCTGGGGGGTGTTCGACCAGCTGCGCGAAGAGTCCGACACCAATGTGCGCGCGATCCTCGACGAGCAGGTGAAGTCCAAATCGACCGCCGGCGATGGCGCGCAAAAGGCCGCAGACTTTTATGCGGCCTACCTCGATACGGCCGCCATCGACAAGAAAGGATTCGCCCCCGCCAAGGCGGATCTCGCGGCGATCGCCGGCGCGAAGAGCCTGGCGGACATCGTGAAGCTGATGGGACGCCCGGATTTGCCGGTCAAGACGCCCATCGAGATGAGCGTCACCCTCGATGAGAAGAACCCCGATCGCTATGTCGTCGGCGTCGGCCAAGGTGGTCTCGGCTTGCCCGATCGCGAGTTCTATTTGAAGGCCGATAAGCAGTTCGAGGAGATTCGGACGAAGTACCTGGCGCACATCACCAAGGTGCTCGCGATGGTCGGCGACAAACAGGCCGCCGCCAACGCCAAGGCCATCCTGGCGCTCGAGACGCAAATCGCCGATCGCCACTGGCCCATCGCCGACCGCCGCGAGCGCGACAAGACGTACAACCCGCGGACGATCGCCGAGCTGCAAAAGGAATCACCGCAGTTCCCGTGGAAGGTGTATCTCGACGCGCAAGGCTACGGCAAGGAGTCCCAGGTGATCGTCGCGGAGAACACCGCGGTCGCGAAGCTGGCGCAGCTCTTTCCCACCGTGTCGCTCTCCACGTGGAAGGTGTACCTCACGTACCACTTCTTGAGGGCCTCGGCCGACGTGTTGCCGTCGCAGCTCGACGACGAGGTGTTCGACTTCACGGGCCGCACCCTGAACGGGCAGCCGCAGCAGCGTGAGCGCTGGAAGCGCGGTATCTCCGCCGTGAACGGCGCGCTGGGGGACGCCGTGGGGGAGCTGTACGTCGCGCGCTTCTTCCAGCCCAAGGCCAAAACGGAGATGGACCGCCTCGTCGAGAACCTCCGCAAGGGGTACGCGGTGCGCATTCAAGCGGTGGATTGGATGTCGCCGGAGACGAAGAAGCTGGCGCTCGAGAAGCTCGCCACCTTCCGCCCGAAGATTGGATATCCCACGAAGTGGAAGAACTACGCGGCGCTGCAGATCGTGGCAGGCGACGCGTTCGGCAACAAGCGGCGCAGCCAGATCTGGCACCACGAATACGAGCGGGCGAAGCTGGGCAAGCCGAGCGATCGCGACGAATGGTTCATGACGCCGCAGACGGTGAACGCCTATTACAATTCGACATTCAACGAAATCGTTTTTCCGGCGGCCATCCTCCAGCCGCCGTTCTTCGACGCCGAGGCCGATCCTGCGGTCAACTACGGCGGGATCGGTGGGGTCATCGGCCATGAAATGGGCCATGGCTTCGACGACCAAGGCGCCAAGTCCGACGCCAAGGGCGTGCTCCGCACATGGTGGGGACCGGCCGACGTCGAGGCGTTCAAAAAGCGAACGGACGCCCTGGCCGATCAGTATTCGCGGTTCGAGCCGCTCCCTGGCATCAAGGTCAATGGCCGGCTCACCCTCGGCGAGAACATCGGCGACGTGGGCGGCCTCACGGTCTCGTACCAGGCGTACCAGCTCTCCTTGGACGGCAAGCCCGCCCCGACGTTCGATGGCTACACCGGCGATCAGCGCTTCTTCCTCGGCTGGGCCCAAGTGTGGCGCGCGCTGTATCGCGACCAGGCGCTTCGAAACCAGGTGCTGACCGATCCGCACTCGCCCGCGGTGTATCGGGTCAACGGCGTCGTTCGCAACCTCGACGCTTGGTACAAAGCCTTCGACGTGAAGGCGGACGATCCGCTGTACCTGGCCCCGGAGAAACGCGTCCGAATCTGGTGA
- a CDS encoding glycosyl hydrolase family 18 protein: MSILKQWAIVCLLALWVVSGLSSDAMAQTTANCTGVPAWSGSTIYNAGDKFVYQGSLYQANIQIWNTPPTYCPSCGWYTNLGTCGGGGSSPTVSISAPANNASFPAGTAITVSADAADSDGTVAKVEFFDSGAKIGEDTAAPFSISWSSAVAGAHQLTAKATDNAGNATTSAAVTVNLTCTGSCGGGGPLPKRALIGYWHNFDNGSGFIKLRDVSPDWDLVNIAFGEPVGGSTSRIGFTPFQQTTTAEMQSDIAILHGRGKKVLLSVGGANGHVVLPTSADRQNFVDSVTSIIQLYGLDGLDIDFEGSSVRLNANDRDFMNPTTPSIVNLISAVREIRSRVGSGFILTMAPETWFVQVGYQFYGSGNGGDGRTGAYLPIIHALRDILTVLHVQDYNSGAVLALDGRAYGMGNADFHTAMTDMVLAGFNVANTGKFFPGLRPDQVGFGLPANGNAGNGFTPVPEVQKALNYLIKGQSFGGQYVLRNPAGYPSFRGLMAWSINWDRVANFDFSKNHRAYFNTVP, encoded by the coding sequence ATGTCGATTCTCAAACAATGGGCCATCGTGTGTCTATTGGCTCTGTGGGTCGTCTCGGGGCTGTCGTCGGATGCCATGGCGCAAACCACCGCCAATTGCACGGGGGTGCCCGCGTGGAGTGGGTCCACCATCTACAATGCCGGCGATAAATTCGTTTATCAAGGCAGCCTTTATCAAGCCAACATCCAGATATGGAACACGCCGCCGACGTATTGTCCGAGCTGCGGCTGGTACACGAACCTGGGGACGTGCGGCGGCGGCGGTTCGTCGCCGACGGTGAGCATCAGCGCGCCCGCCAACAACGCGAGCTTCCCCGCGGGCACCGCGATCACCGTCTCGGCCGACGCCGCCGACAGCGACGGCACCGTGGCCAAGGTCGAGTTCTTCGACAGCGGGGCCAAAATCGGCGAGGACACGGCCGCGCCGTTCTCGATCAGTTGGTCGAGCGCGGTGGCGGGCGCGCATCAACTGACGGCCAAAGCCACCGACAACGCGGGCAACGCCACCACGTCCGCGGCGGTGACGGTCAACCTCACGTGCACCGGCAGCTGCGGCGGCGGTGGCCCGCTCCCAAAGCGGGCGCTCATTGGTTATTGGCACAACTTCGACAATGGCTCGGGCTTCATCAAGCTGCGCGACGTTTCACCGGATTGGGATCTCGTCAACATCGCCTTCGGCGAGCCGGTGGGCGGGTCCACCTCGCGGATTGGATTTACGCCCTTTCAGCAGACGACGACGGCCGAGATGCAATCCGATATCGCGATCCTGCACGGCCGCGGCAAGAAGGTGCTGCTCTCGGTCGGCGGCGCGAACGGCCACGTGGTGCTCCCCACCAGCGCCGATCGGCAGAACTTCGTGGACTCGGTGACCTCGATCATTCAGCTCTACGGGCTGGACGGGCTCGATATCGACTTCGAAGGCTCGTCGGTGAGGCTCAACGCCAACGATCGGGATTTCATGAACCCCACCACGCCATCCATCGTCAATTTGATCTCGGCCGTGCGCGAGATCCGGAGCCGGGTCGGCTCGGGCTTCATCCTCACCATGGCGCCCGAGACGTGGTTCGTCCAAGTCGGATATCAATTCTACGGATCCGGCAACGGCGGCGACGGGCGAACGGGCGCGTATCTGCCGATCATCCACGCCTTGCGCGACATCCTCACGGTGCTCCACGTGCAGGACTACAACTCGGGCGCGGTGCTGGCCCTCGACGGGCGCGCCTACGGCATGGGCAACGCCGATTTCCACACCGCGATGACCGATATGGTGCTCGCCGGGTTCAACGTGGCCAACACGGGTAAATTTTTCCCCGGCCTCCGGCCCGATCAAGTGGGCTTCGGTCTCCCGGCCAATGGCAACGCCGGCAACGGCTTTACGCCCGTCCCCGAGGTGCAGAAGGCGCTCAATTACCTCATCAAGGGGCAATCGTTCGGCGGTCAATACGTCCTACGCAACCCCGCCGGGTACCCCTCGTTCCGCGGGTTGATGGCCTGGTCCATCAATTGGGATCGGGTCGCCAACTTCGATTTCTCCAAGAACCACCGCGCCTACTTCAACACCGTCCCCTGA
- a CDS encoding alpha/beta hydrolase: protein MNSNTLAFALTLLAFTAACDSSDVGVEEDVGSDSAGLASPPQLTDPHPCPGMPGFTCSTLDAPLDYRHPARETLKLQVATADNADAPKGVLLFLTGGPGQPGVPFISRLKTRIPEVANDYRLVMIDQRGTGELGAIDCPALQREIGGGSDIWTPTPDAVAECASLLGDKAPFYSSDDTVADLERLRRALGVPKMVLDGVSYGTITAARYALAHPRNVRKVVLDSVAPYHITPDASLYLTGQRASARILRDACAAAPACDFDPAEDLAAVVRSRDAEAGVRLFHTVVTYEYVDPSYRNPNPPNFPPGQGDMVGALHEARQGNPAHLDRLVAILRPGGGSIADFSMGLHVATVCADYRFVWGNAATPIELRGPLLDFAERRLRDSDTWPFTPAVAVNQGFSKTCLQWPVERPGSNPMGPLPDIPILLLNGDHDMATPLEWARQVAANAARGELVIVKGEAHSIQNRERGRAGRDALIRFLAKP, encoded by the coding sequence ATGAACTCGAATACCCTCGCGTTCGCCCTGACGCTCCTCGCGTTCACGGCGGCATGTGACTCCAGTGATGTCGGCGTCGAGGAGGACGTCGGCTCCGACTCGGCGGGCCTCGCCTCGCCGCCCCAGTTGACCGATCCGCACCCGTGCCCGGGCATGCCCGGCTTTACCTGTTCGACCTTGGACGCCCCGCTGGACTACCGCCATCCGGCGCGGGAAACGTTGAAGCTCCAGGTGGCGACCGCCGACAATGCCGACGCGCCCAAGGGCGTGCTGCTGTTTCTCACCGGTGGTCCTGGCCAGCCGGGCGTACCGTTCATCTCCCGGTTGAAGACGCGAATCCCGGAGGTGGCGAACGACTATCGGCTGGTGATGATCGACCAGCGCGGCACGGGCGAGCTCGGCGCCATCGATTGCCCCGCGCTCCAAAGGGAGATTGGCGGCGGCTCGGACATCTGGACGCCGACCCCGGACGCTGTCGCCGAATGTGCGTCATTGTTGGGCGACAAGGCCCCCTTTTACAGCAGCGACGATACCGTCGCCGATCTGGAGCGCCTCCGGCGCGCGCTCGGCGTGCCGAAAATGGTGCTCGACGGTGTCTCCTACGGCACGATCACGGCCGCGCGCTATGCGCTCGCCCACCCGAGGAACGTCCGCAAGGTGGTGCTCGATTCGGTGGCGCCCTATCATATCACGCCCGATGCGTCGCTGTACCTCACCGGGCAGCGCGCCAGCGCGCGCATCCTGCGCGACGCGTGCGCCGCCGCGCCGGCCTGCGACTTCGATCCGGCCGAAGACCTCGCGGCGGTGGTCCGAAGCCGCGACGCCGAGGCGGGCGTTCGGCTATTCCACACGGTGGTCACCTACGAGTACGTCGACCCGAGCTACCGGAACCCCAATCCGCCCAATTTCCCGCCCGGCCAAGGGGACATGGTCGGCGCGCTGCACGAGGCGCGACAGGGCAATCCCGCGCACCTGGATCGGCTCGTCGCCATCTTACGGCCCGGCGGCGGATCCATCGCCGACTTCAGCATGGGCCTTCACGTCGCGACCGTTTGCGCCGATTATCGCTTCGTCTGGGGCAACGCCGCGACGCCGATCGAGCTGCGCGGGCCGTTGCTCGATTTCGCCGAAAGACGGCTCCGCGACAGCGACACCTGGCCCTTCACCCCCGCGGTCGCCGTGAATCAGGGATTCAGCAAGACGTGCCTGCAGTGGCCCGTCGAACGCCCCGGCTCGAACCCGATGGGGCCGCTGCCCGACATTCCCATTTTGCTGCTCAATGGGGACCACGATATGGCAACACCCTTGGAATGGGCGCGCCAAGTCGCCGCCAATGCCGCCAGGGGAGAGCTCGTCATCGTCAAAGGCGAGGCGCACTCGATTCAAAACCGCGAACGCGGCCGTGCCGGTCGAGATGCCTTGATCCGCTTCCTGGCCAAGCCCTAA
- a CDS encoding DUF885 domain-containing protein has protein sequence MKRNSICGLFIPCLALLAACSSSPSQGPAPEGDGTEISRGVTSAALEDESDADLEELSTPRTIMRAVFDEAIRHRPVNAIFAGVRTYDALLDDLSEEEYCRHFRRMNKLAAKLATIDATKLSSGEQIALDIAKTRVRDARSAEKAVSYRWEVSPFDTVGNNWAYLASSTELRSRADVDAMIARYGQIPRAIGQHIRNLRTGLASGLTASRPVIERTISGYRTYQGLPAAEGSPFAALRFAANVSDADKQAWTAEVRKVVDDKVRPAMIRYADFLQNTVVPSARTTYGVGGLGAIGQAYYPDQIEVHVGRRFTPDEVHALGLQRVAELEPLMRRDLAALGIDEPTLAAGLAKLRELPESKPASVDEARAHAYEFLPRIYAKAWAEDTWGVPNPPPMQVQVLVGDRSAYYVIGSNTMTLSALSKPLYQFDGTVLHEAMHYLQDLVIRSATGEEPVSPYVATSGGSALSEGSAHYAEVLALDTTIYETGNPRLTALTRLSALGQLMLRAVRLVVDSGIHAKGWTREQTLAYMAERLDMSAGSIAFEADRYASWPGQAITYRLGAETIASEQARARAAMGERFSQSAYNRMVLGLFGGSVDLLKQKTDAFIAQ, from the coding sequence TTGAAACGAAACTCGATATGCGGCCTGTTCATTCCGTGTCTCGCCCTCCTCGCTGCGTGCAGCAGCAGCCCCTCGCAAGGGCCGGCGCCCGAGGGCGATGGCACGGAGATCTCACGGGGGGTCACCTCCGCGGCGCTCGAGGACGAGTCCGACGCGGATCTCGAGGAGCTCTCGACTCCACGCACGATCATGCGGGCTGTCTTCGACGAGGCCATCCGTCATCGGCCGGTGAATGCCATCTTCGCGGGCGTGCGCACGTACGATGCGCTGCTCGATGATCTGAGCGAAGAGGAATACTGCCGGCACTTCCGGCGTATGAACAAGCTCGCGGCGAAGCTCGCCACCATCGACGCCACCAAGCTGAGCTCGGGCGAGCAGATCGCGCTCGACATCGCCAAGACACGCGTGCGCGACGCGCGCTCGGCCGAAAAGGCGGTCTCGTACCGTTGGGAGGTCAGCCCGTTCGACACCGTCGGCAACAATTGGGCCTACCTCGCCTCCTCCACCGAGCTGCGATCGCGCGCCGACGTCGACGCCATGATCGCCCGCTACGGCCAGATCCCGCGCGCCATCGGGCAGCACATTCGCAATTTGCGCACCGGGCTCGCCTCGGGCCTCACGGCGTCTCGCCCCGTCATCGAGCGAACCATCAGCGGCTACCGCACGTACCAGGGCCTCCCGGCCGCCGAGGGGTCGCCCTTCGCGGCGCTGCGTTTCGCGGCCAATGTGAGCGATGCCGACAAGCAGGCGTGGACGGCGGAGGTCCGCAAGGTCGTCGATGACAAGGTGCGGCCGGCGATGATCCGCTACGCCGATTTCCTCCAGAACACGGTGGTCCCGAGCGCGCGCACGACCTACGGCGTGGGCGGCCTCGGGGCGATCGGCCAGGCGTACTACCCCGACCAAATCGAGGTGCACGTCGGCCGCCGCTTCACCCCCGACGAGGTGCACGCGCTCGGTCTGCAGCGCGTGGCCGAGCTGGAGCCGCTCATGCGGCGCGATCTCGCGGCGCTGGGCATCGACGAGCCCACCTTGGCCGCGGGCCTGGCGAAGCTGCGCGAGCTCCCCGAGAGCAAGCCGGCCTCGGTGGACGAGGCGCGCGCGCACGCGTACGAGTTCCTCCCGAGGATCTACGCCAAAGCGTGGGCGGAGGATACCTGGGGCGTGCCCAACCCGCCGCCCATGCAGGTCCAGGTCCTGGTGGGCGATCGCAGCGCCTACTACGTCATCGGCAGCAATACGATGACCCTCAGCGCGTTGAGCAAACCGCTTTACCAATTCGACGGCACGGTCTTGCACGAGGCCATGCACTACCTGCAAGACCTGGTCATTCGCAGCGCGACGGGCGAGGAGCCGGTCTCGCCGTACGTGGCCACGTCGGGCGGCAGCGCGCTCAGCGAGGGCTCGGCGCACTACGCCGAGGTGCTGGCGCTGGACACGACCATTTACGAGACGGGCAATCCGCGGCTCACCGCGCTCACCCGCCTCTCGGCGCTCGGCCAGCTGATGCTGCGCGCGGTGCGCTTGGTGGTGGACAGCGGAATCCACGCCAAGGGCTGGACCCGCGAGCAAACGCTCGCGTACATGGCCGAGCGCCTCGATATGAGCGCCGGCTCCATCGCCTTCGAGGCCGATCGCTATGCGTCGTGGCCGGGCCAAGCCATCACGTACCGACTGGGCGCCGAGACCATCGCGTCGGAGCAGGCGCGCGCCCGCGCGGCCATGGGCGAGCGTTTTTCGCAGTCGGCCTACAACCGTATGGTGCTCGGCCTCTTCGGCGGCTCCGTCGACCTCTTGAAGCAAAAGACCGACGCGTTCATCGCGCAGTAA